The Streptomyces sp. V4I8 genome includes the window ACGACCCGAAAGGACGGCCGATCACCATGACCCAGCGTTCGCACACGCTCGGAGTCGCAGTCATCGGTACCGGAAAGATGGGCGCCGACCATGTGCGCCGCATCCAGGAGGTCACCAGCGGGGCACGGGTGACCGCCGTCGTGGACGTCGACGCGGAACGCGCCAAATCGGTCGCGGCCCGCGTCGACGGCTGCACCGCGCACACCGACCCGGCCGCCGCGATGGCGGCGGCCGATGTCGACGCGGTGATCGTCGCCTCGCCGGGCCCCGCCCACGAGGCGGCCCTCCTCACCGCCTTCGAGCACGACCTGCCGGTGCTGTGCGAAAAGCCGCTCACCCCCGACGCGGCCTCCGCGCTGCGGGTGCTGGAGGCGGAGCAGAAGCTGGGCCGGCGCCGCGTCCAGGTGGGCTTCATGCGGCGTTACGACGCCGAGTACATGAAGCTCAAGGCCCTGCTGGAGACAGGCCAGTTGGGCCGCCCCCTGATGCTGCACAACCGGCACCGCAATGTCGCCAGCCCGCCCGGCTGGACGTCCGAGATGCTCATCAACGACTCGGTGACGCACGAGATGGACGTGACGCGCTGGCTGCTCGGCCACGAGATCACGGCCGTCACCGTGCACGCGCCGACGCCGTCCGGCAACGCGCCCGACGCCATCCGGGACCCGCAGTTCGTGGTCTTCGAGACCGACGGCGGCGCCATCGTCGACGTCGAGATCTTCGTCAACTGCGGCTTCGGCTACCAGGTCCAGGCCGAGGTCGTCTGCGAACGCGGCACCGCCCGCGTCGGCGACGGCCACGCCATGGTCACCCACGCGGCCGGCCGCTGGGGCGGCATCATCGCCCAGGACTACATCGAGCGGTTCGCCGACGCCTACGACCGTGAGGTCCAGGCCTGGGTGGACGCCACCCGGCGCGGCGAGGTCACCGGCCCCAGCGCGTGGGACGGGTACGCCGTGGCCGCGGTGTGCGAGGCGGGCGTACGGGCGCTGGAGGAGGGCGGCCGGGTCGCGGTGGACCTGGTCGACCGGCCGGCGCTGTACGTCTGACGACGGGCTGTACGTCTGATGACGAGCTGAAGGGCCGGGGAGTTTCCCCCGGCCCTCCTTCGTGCTCCGTTCGTGCTCCGCGTCCTGCTCTGCCCTCAGCCCGCGAGGGCCGTACGCGGTCGCGGCTCGAACCCCGCCGCGCGGTAGGACTCGTCGATCAGCGACATGGTCGCCAGGGCGTCGTCCGCGTCCAGCGCGAGCGGAGCGTCCCGGCGTATGTGGGCGGCCAGCGCCTCCAGCTGGTAGGTGTACGACGAGCGCGTGCCGAGCCGCTCCGTCCGCTCGCCGTCCGCCGTACGCACCACGACCCGGTCGTCGTGGTGCGGCAGCACGAAGTTCGGCGCGAGCGCCTCACCGGCCGAGCCCACGATCCGGCAGCTCATCTCCAGTTCGTCGTACGCCATGTGGCAGCGCGCGGACGCGGTCGCCCCGCCCGGGAACTCCAGCTCGGCGTCCAGCCATTCGTCGACGCCGGGCGCGCCCACCCGTTCCCCGCCGCGCGCGGAGACGAGTCGCGGCGCACCGCCCACCCACGGCGCGAGCATCCGCACCGCGTGCAGGCTGTAGCAGCCGAGGTCCATCAGCGCGCCGCCCGCGAGTGGCAGCGACCAGCGCGGGTCCCAGTCGCCGGGCGCCGGAATGGCGACCAGAGTCTCCACCCGCCGCAGCTCGCCCAGTTCACCGCTTTCGATGATCTCGTGCAGGCGCCGCGTGACCGGGTGGAAGAGGTAGTGGAAGGCCTCCATGAAGACCGTCCCGGCCTTGGCCGCCGCCTCCCGCACCTCGGCCGCCTCCTCGGCGTTGCTCGCCGACGGCTTCTCCGTCAGGACGTGCTTGCCGGCCGCGAGCGCGGCGAGGTTCCACGGCCCGTGCAGACCGTTGGCGAGCGGGTTGTAGACGACCTCCACCTCGGGATCGGCGAGCAGGTCGGCGTACGAGTCCACCACCCGCTCCACGTCGTGCTCGACGGCGAACGCCTCGGCGCGGGACCGGTCGCGCGCGGCCACCGCCACGAGGCGGTGGCCGGTGGTCCGGGCCGGGCCGACGAGGGACAGTTCGGTGATGCGTGCCGCGCCCAGTACTCCGATGCGCAGTGGTTCCCGGCCCGAGTCGTTCATCCCTGCCGTACCTCCTCGATCGTCACCGGACGGTGCTCGCGCAGCGACAGTGTGCACGCGTCGGCGATCCAGCCGGCCTCCAGGGCGTCCTCGATGGTGCAGGGGGAGGGCCGTGTGCCGGCCACGACCTCGGTGAACGCGGTGAGTTCGGCGCGGTAGGCGGCGGTGAAGCGGTCCATGAAGAAGTCGTGCGGGGTGCCCGCCGGGAACGTCACGCCGGGCTCGACGGAGCGCAGCGGCAGCTTGTCCTCCAGGCCGACCGCGATGGAGTCGGTGAAGCCGTGGATCTCCATGCGGACGTCGTAACCCCGGGCGTTGTGGCGGGAGTTGGAGACCACCGCGATGGTGCCGTCGTCGAGGGTGAGGATCGCGCCGGTGGTGTCGGCGTCGCCCGCCTCCTTGATGTAGTCGGCGCCCCTGTTGCCGCCGACGGCGTACACCTCGGTCACCTCACGGCCGGTCACCCAGCGGATGATGTCGAAGTCGTGCACCGAACAGTCCCGGAAGATGCCACCGGAGGCGGCGATGTAGGCGGCCGGCGGCGGCGCCGGGTCCAGGGTGGTCGAGCGGACGGTGTGCAGCTTGCCGAGCTCGCCGCTCTGCACGGCGGCGCGGGCGTTGACGAACCCGGTGTCGAAGCGGCGGTTGTAGCCGATCTGGATCGGCACGTCCGTGCCCTGGACGGCCTTCAGTACCTGGACGCCCTCGCTCATGGTCTTGGCGACGGGCTTCTCGCAGAAGACGGGGATGCCGGCCTCGACCCCGGCCAGGATCAGCGCGGGGTGGGCGTCGGTCGCGGCGGCGACGACGATGCCGTCCACGCCGGCGGCCAGCAGGGCCTCGGGCGAGTCCACGACCTCGGCACCGAACCGCTCCGCGGCGGCTTTGGCGGCGTCCGCGAACGGGTCGGTGACGACGAGGGAGTCGACCGCGTCGAGTCCGGAGAGGGTCTCGGCGTGGAAGGCGCCGATGCGGCCGAGGCCGAGAATTCCAATGCGCATGAGCTCCGCTGCTTTCCTGTGTGTGGTTGCTGTCCGTTGCTGGGGCTCCGCCCCAGACCCCGATCGCCCTTCGGGCTCGTCCTCAAGCGCCGGACGGGCTGGTTCAGTCCAGGCCGCCCAAGACGTTCTGGTCCCAGTCGATCACCGATCCCGTCACTACCCCGGACCGGTCCGAGAGCAGGAAGACCACGAAGTCGGCGATTTCGTCCGGCTGGCCGAGCTTGCCCATCGGGAGCTTCGCGGCGGCCTGCTCCCGCCAGTCGTCCGCGGCTCCGTGGAAGGTCTTCTGCGTCGCGTCCTCCCCCTCCGTGGCCGTCCAGCCGATGTTCAGTCCGTTGATCCGGACCCGGTCCCAGCGGTGGGCGTGTGCGGCGTTGCGGGTCAGGCCGATGAGGCCGGCCTTGGCGGAGACATACGGGGCGAGGAACGGCTGACCGCCGTGCGCCGAGGACGTGATGATGTTGACGATCGTGCCGGGGGCCTTGCGCGCGACCATGTCGGAGACGGCGGCCTGCATGGCGAAGAACGGCGCCTTGAGGTTGATGGCGATGTGCTGGTCGAACAGTTCGGGCGTGGTGTCGAGCAGGGTGCCCCGGGACGTCAGCCCCGCCGAGTTGACCAGGCAGTCGATCCGGCCGTACGCGTCGACGACCTCGGCGACGGAGGCCTTCGCCTGCTCGGCGTCCGACAGGTCGGCCTGTACGAACATGGCCTTGCCGCCGTCGGCGGCCAGTTCGGCCACCAGCGCCTCACCGGGTTCCGGGCGGCGTCCGGTGACGGCGACGACCGCACCCTCGCGGACGGCCGCCCGTGCGATGGCGGCGCCGACCCCCTGGCTGCCTCCGTTGACGAGGACCACCTTGTGGTCGAGAAGTCCCATGTCTTTCCGGGTCCTTTCGGTTCTGGTCAGCTCTGGCGCCGCTCGGCGCCGGCCCGCAGTCCGTCCCGCAGGGCCTCGGGGGTCCATGTCTCGCGCAACGCGCGCCGGATGACGTCCGCCTGCGAGGGCGGGGCCAGCCCGGCCACCGGCGGGTCGCTGTCGAGGTTGGTGGGGAAGGGGTAGCCCTCGGCGCTCGCGGCGATCACGTTCGCCGTCCACGCCTCGCCCGCGCCCTCGCTCTGCCGCCCCAGCAGCACGGGGTACACGGCGTTGGCGACGGCCTCGCGGTCCACGGTCTCCATGGCCCGCCCGAACGCGGAGGACACCTGGAGCAGGTTCGCCATGCGTCGGATGTCCGCCGACCGGTTGGTGCCGGCCGCGTGGAAGAGCGCCGGGTTGAAGAAGGCCGCGTCGCCCTTGGCGAGGGGAAGCTGGACGTGGTGGTCCTCGAAGTACGCCTGGAACTCCGGGAGCCGCCACGCCAGATAGCCGGGCTCGTACCGCTGCGAGTACGGCAGGTACATCGTCGGCCCGGACTCCACCGGCATGTCGCAGTGCGCGACGGCGCCCTGGAGGGTGAGCACGGGGGAGAGGACGTGGACATGGGCCGGGTAGGCGGCGGCCACCTCGTTGGAGAGGAAGCCCAGGTGGTAGTCGCGGTGCACGGTCTGTGCCGCGCCGCCCGGGTTGACCACGTTCACCTGTGAGGTCACCTGGTAGCCGGGCCCGAGCCAGGCGGCCGAGACCAGGGCCAGGATGTCGTTGGCGTAGTAGTCGGCGAACGCCTCGGGGTCGTAGAGGGCCGCCTTCTCCAGCGCGTTCCAGACCCGGTCGTTGGCGCCCGGCTTGGCGAAGTGGTCGCCGGCGTCGGCGCCCGAGGCGCGCTGCTCGGCGATCAGGGCGTCGAACACGGTGCTGAGCCGGTCGACGGTCCCCGGGTCCGGGAAGGCGCGCTGGAAGACCACGATGCCCGGCCCCTCGGTGAGGGCGCGGACCAGTTCGGCCCGTACCGCACGGAGGTCGTCGGCCTCGCGCACGCGGTCGCTGTCGTAGATCAGGACGTTGCGCTCCACGGAGGAGGCGTACGGGAAGTCGGCGAGGTCGGTGGTCCGTTCGACGAGCCCACGGAAGTCGGCGAGGTCACAGTCGCGCTCGGACAGCCAGGCCCGGCGGTGGACGGAGGTGAAGGACATCGGTGTCCTCTCGATGACAGGCTCGGTGACAGGGGCGACTCAGCGCTGCCATTCTTGTCATGACAATCCCGTCGAACAACCAGCAGCCGCCCATCAAAAACCCCTCAAGGAGCCGCCGTATGGGCCACCCCTTCCCGATCCGGGAAATAGCACGTCAGGCGGGCCTGAGCGAGGCCACGGTGGACCGGGTCCTGAACGGCAGGGGAGGGGTGCGCGAGAGCACCGCGCGGGAGGTCCGGCAGGCGATCGCCGATCTGGACCGGCAGCGCACCCAGGTCCGGCTGGTGGGCCGTACCTTCATGATCGACATGGTGGTGCAGGCGCCCGAGCGGTTCACCACCGCCGTACGCGCCGCCCTGGAGGCCGAGCTGCCGTCCCTGCACCCGGCCGTGGTGCGCTCACGCTTCCACTTCCGGGAGACCGGGCCGATGCCGGAGCTGACCCGGACGCTGGACCGCATCGCCCGGCGCGGCTCGCAGGGCGTGATCCTCAAGGCCCCGGACGTCCCCGAGGTCACCGCCGCCGTCGCCCGGCTCGCGGAGGCCGGCATCCCGGTGGTGACGCTGGTGACCGACCTGCCCTCCACCGCCCGCCTCGCCTATGTCGGCATCGACAACCGGGCCGCCGGGGCGACCGCCGCGTACCTCATGGGCCAGTGGCTCGGCGAACGCCCCGGCAATGTGCTCACCAGCCTCAGCAGCGGCTTCTTCCGCAACGAGGAGGAGCGTGAGATGGGCTTCCGCAGCGCCATGCGGACCCTCCATCCCGACCGCACACTCGTCGAGATCGCCGAGGGGCAGGGGCTGGACGCCACCCAGTACGACCTGGTCCGGGCCGCGCTGGAGCGTGACCCGGACATCCGTGCCGTCTACTCGATCGGCGGCGGCAACATCGCCACGCTGCGGGCCTTCGGGGACCTGGGCCGGGAGTGCGCGGTGTTCGTCGCGCACGACCTCGACCAGGACAACACCCGTCTGCTGCGCGAGCACCGCCTGTCCGCCGTCCTCCACCACGACCTGCGCCAGGACATGCGCGAGGCCTGCCACATCGTGATGCGGGCCCATGGTGCGCTGCCGCCGGCGGGACCCACGCTGCCGACGTCGATCCAGGTGGTGACGCCGTACAACATGCCCACGCCCATCGGGTGACGATCGAGGGCATGCGCCTGGCGTGTACACCGGCTCGACGGGTCCCGGCTCCCTACCGTCGTGCCCATGTGGAAATCGAACCCGGACGGCGGGCCCGAGCGGCTGGTGACGCTCGCCGACGGCGTGTTCGCCATCGCCATCACGCTGCTCGTCCTGGACTTCTACGTCCCACGGGGACTGGGCTCGGACGGGTACGACGACGCCCTGCACGAACTGATCCCGAACCTCGGTGCCTACGCGCTCAGCGTGCTGGTGCTCGGCGCCTTCTGGCGTGAACACCGCCGGATCTTCGGCTACGTCCGACAGGTCGACGGGCAGGTGATCACCCTGTCCATCGTGGGCCTGAGCATCGCGGCCCTGCTGCCCTTCCCCACCAAGCTCCTCTCCGAGTACGGCGGAGAGCCCGAGTCCGTCGCCATCTACGCGGCGGCGGTCGCCGCCCTCGGTGCCGCCGACCTCGCGGTGCTCCTCGTCCTGGTCCGGCGACCCTGGCTGCGCGGTGCGACGCAGCCGCCGGAGGGCTTCGGGCTCTTCGTGCTCGACCTCTCGGTGACGGTGGTCGTCTTCGTCGCCAGCGTCCCGCTCGCCCTGGCCTACGGCGAGACCGCCATGTGGCTCTGGCTGGTCATGGCCCCGGTCAAGGTGGCCATCGGCCGGCGGGCCCGAAGGGCGCGCTGATACCGGCCGTCACCCTCCCGCGGCCACGTCCACCCACGCGCCGCTCTCCGCCGAGCGCACCATCGCGTCCAGTACGGCGGCGCTGCGCACGGCGTCGTCGAGGGTGGCCCCCTGCGGGGTGCCCTCGGCGACCGAGCGCAGGAAGCGGTACGCCTCGACGACCTTGAGGTCGTCGTAGCCCATGGCGTTCGCCGCACCCGGCTGGAAGGCACCGAACTCGCCGGCGCCCGGGCCGACGTACACCGTGCTGACCGGCTGGTCCTGGTAGGCGGTGCCGCGGCTGATGCCGAGCTCGCCCATGCGACGGAAGTCCCAGAACACCGCGCCCTTGGTGCCGTGCACCTCGAAGCCGTAGTTGTTCTGCTCGCCGACCGAGACCCGGCAGGCCTCCAGCACGCCGCGGGCGCCGGAGGCGAAGCGCAGCAGACAGTTGACGTAGTCCTCGTTCTCGACGGGGCCGAGCTCCCCGGTGGCCAGGGTGTGCCCGGCGGTGGCGCCGGTCGGACGGGCCCGCTCCGGGACGAAGACCGCGGTGTCGGCGGTCAGCGAGGTGATGTCGCCGAGCAGGAAGCGGGCCAGGTCGGCGCCGTGCGAGGCGAGGTCGCCGAGGACTCCGCTGCCGCCGCGCTCGCGCTCGTAACGCCAGGTCAGGGCACCCTGCGGGTGAGCGGCGTAGTCACTGAAGAGGCGGATGCGGACATGCGTGACGGTGCCGATCTCACCGGCGGCGATCAGGTCGCGGGCGGTCTCGACGGCGGGCGCGTTGCGGTAGTTGAAGCCGACCGCGCTCTGTACGCCGGCCTTGGCGGCCGCGTCCGCCACCGCGCGGGCGTCCTCTGCGGTCAGGCCCACCGGCTTCTCGATCCAGATGTGCTTGCCGGCCTCGGCCATCGCGACGCCGATCGCGCGGTGCAGGAAGTTCGGGGCGGTGATGCTGACCGCCTGCACGCGGGGGTCGGCGGCCACGTCGCGCCAGTCGCGGGTCGCCGTGGCGAACCCGAACCGCGCGGCGGCCTCCTGGGCCCGCCCGGGCACCTCCTCGGCGACGGTCACCAGCTCCGGACGCAGGGGCAGCGCCGGGTAGTGGTGCGGGACGCGGGCGTACGCCTGGGTGTGCACCCGCCCCATCCAGCCGAATCCGACGACGGCGACGCCGAGCGTGTCCACCATTGCAGCCCCTCTTTGGACCGGTCCATTTCGTGTCGAGCTCACCTTGGGTGCGGCCCGGCACCGGTGTCAACCCCTGCCTTCGCCTTTGACAAGGCCCGGCACCGCGTGGAACGGTCCATGTCCATGAGAGCGCCGACGATCCGTGATGTGGCCGACCGGGCCGGCGTCTCCAAGTCACTGGTCTCGCTCGTGCTGCGCGGCTCGGACCAGGTGCGCCCGGAGAAGCGGGAGGCCGTCCTGCGGGCCGTACGCGAACTCGGCTACCGCCCGAACGCCGCCGCGCGCAGCCTCAGCGAGCAGCGCACCCGCACGGTCGGCGTCCTCCTGAACGACCTGCGCAACCCCTGGTTCGTCGACATGCTCGACGGCCTGAACTCACTCCTGCACGACAACGGCCTGCGCATGCTCCTGGCCGACGCCCGCCTCAACCGCCGTACCGGACAGGACCCGGCCGGCCCCTTCCTGGACCTCGGGGTGGACGGCCTGGTCGTGGTCGGCACACTGCCCGACCCCGCCGCGCTCGGCGCGGTCGCCGAACGCCTCCCGGTGGTGGTGGCGGGCGCGCGCGAGCCGCTGCTGCCCGGCGTGGACGTCGTCGCCAACGACGACGAGCGGGGCGCCCGGCTGGTCACCGAGCACCTGATCGGCCTCGGGCACCGGCGCATCGCGCACATCGCCGGCTACGGCGCGGTCGGTGAGCTGCGCCGGCGGAGCTTCGAGGCGACGATGCGGGCGCACGGCCTCGGGGCCGAGGCGGTCGTCGAGGCGAGCGACATGACCGAGGAGGGCGGCTACCGGACGACGGTCCGGCTGCTCAGCCGCGCGGACCGGCCGACCGCCGTCTTCGCCGTGAACGACATCGCCGCCATCGGTGCGCTGTCGGCCGCCGAGGAGTCGGGACTGCGGGTGCCGCGCGATCTCTCCGTCGTCGGCTACGACAACACCAGCATCGCCCGCCTGCGCCACGTGTGGCTCACCACGGTCGACAACGCCAGCCACGAGGTCGGCCGCCGCGCGGCCCGCTGTCTGCTCGACCGGTTCGAGGGCGGCGGGGGAGCGGGTGAAGTCCGCCTCGCCGTACCGACGTTGGAGATCCGGGGCTCGACGGCGCCCCCACTCCCCGCCGGTCCCTCGCTCACAGGTTGATCGCGTACGCCTTGCGCAGCGTCTCGTGCACCGTCCACGTCGTACGGTCGCCCTCGCGCAGTACGGCCATGTCGCCCGGCCCCACCGTCAGCGTCGGCCCGCCCTCGACCTCGATGGTGGCCGACCCGCTGACCACGACGAACAGCTCGTCGGCCTCGGTGTCGGTGACCACGCCCGGTGTGATCTGCCAGACGCCCCGCACCTGACGCCCGTCCTCCGACTCCCAGACGACCTTCCCGGTCACCTCGGGCGTCCCGGAGACGATCTGCTCGGGAGCGAGGGGCTCGGGTTCGAGCTCGGCGTCGGGGATGTAGAGAACGAAGCTGTGCGTCATGCGGACGACCCTAGCCGGGCGGAGCGGGGGACCGGCCTGGACAGAGTGTGGGGTGTCGGCGGGAGCGGGCGGACACTCCGTCGCGGCCGAACGAACAGCGGACAAAATTGTTGACAATTATGTTTGACTAGATTTACGTTCGACAGGCACTCACTCAGGGAGGGCACATGCCGAAAGAAGCCCGTCCGAGCACCGGGGAGCAGGCCAAGCAGCATGCGTTCGCGCAGTTGCGGCAGGCGATCCTGCACGGCGAGATGGCACCGGCGCAGCGGCTGGTGGAGAACGAGCTCGCCGAGCAGTTCGGTGTGACACGGGCCAGCATCCGTGCGGCGCTCATCGATCTGGAGGCTCAGGGACTGGTCGAGCGGATCCGCAACCGTGGCTCGCGGGTGCGGGTGGTGACCGTGGAGGAAGCGGTCGGCATCACCGAGTGCCGCATGGTCCTGGAGGGGCTCTGCGCGGCGAAGGCCGCCGTCGCGGCCAGCGACGAGCAGCTGACCCAGCTGGCGGACCTGGGCACGGCGATGACCAAGGCCGTGGCCGACGGCGAGCCGATGACGTACTCGGAGCTGAACCAGGAACTGCACGCCAGGATCCGGGAGTTCTCCGGCCAGCGCACGGCCGTGGAGCTGCTGGAGCGGCTCAACGCACAACTGGTGCGCCACCGCTTCCAGCTGGCGCTCAGGCCCGGCCGTCCGCAGCACTCCCTGAACGAGCATCTGGCCATGATCCAGACGATCCGGGCCAGGGACCCGCAGGCGGCCGAGGCGGCCGTCCGCGCCCACCTCACCAGCGTGATCGAGGCGCTGCGCGACTGAGTCCGACGAGTCGCCGCGCGGCTGAAGCGCACGGGGGGGCGGGCGCACACCTGTCACTCAAGGAGAACCTGCAATGACGCATGCCGATGCGCCCTCCCCCACGCTCGAACAACCTCGCGCGGGGGAACCCTCATCCCCGCCACGCTGCACCCTCGTCGTCACCGCGCACGCCGGGGACTTCGTGTGGCGGGCGGGCGGAGCGATCGCCCTGGCCGCCTCCCGGGGCGAGAAGGTCACCATCGCCTGCCTGACCTTCGGAGAGCGGGGCGAGTCCGTCATGGCCTGGCGCGAGGGCAGGAAGCTCGACGAGATCAAGGCGATACGCCGCGACGAGGCCGAGCGCGCCGCCGCCACCCTCGGCGCCGAGGTCCGCTTCTTCGACGCCGGTGACTACCCGCTCGTCGCCACCGCCGAGCTCACCGACCGGCTCGTCGCGGTCTATCGGGACACCCAGCCCGACGTCGTGCTCACCCACCCGACCGAGGACCCGTACAACGGCGACCACCCGGCCGCCAACCGCATGGCCCTGGAGGCCCGGGTCCTCGCCCAGGCCATCGGCTACCCGGGCGAGGGCGAGATCATCGGCGCCCCGCCGGTCTTCTACTTCGAGCCGCACCAGCCCGAGATGAGCGGCTTCAAGCCCGAGGTCCTGCTCGACATCACCGAGGTGTGGGAGACCAAGCGCAAGGCCATGGAGTGCCTCGGCGCCCAGCAGCACCTGTGGGACTACTACACCGACCTCGCCGTCCGCCGCGGCGTCCAGCTCAAGCGCAACGCCGGACCCAACCTGGGCCTGGCCCACAAGACCATGGCCGAGGCGTACATGCGCCCCTACCCGCAGATCGCGAAGGAGCTGGCATGAGCGGCGTGATCGTCACCAACCCGCCGAAGGCGGAGCTGAAGGACGTCGACGCGCTGGCCGGCTTCGGCGTGGCGACGGTGAGCGAGGCGATGGGGCGAACCGGCCTGCTGGGCCCCGGGATCCGTCCCGTCCAGCAGGGCGTACGGGTCGCGGGTACCGCCGTGACGGTGCTGAGCTGGCCCGGCGACAACCTCATGATCCACGCCGCCGTGGAGCAGTGCGGCGAGGGCGACATCCTCGTCGTCACCACCACCTCCCCGTCCACCGACGGCCTGTTCGGCGAGCTGTTCGCGACCGCCCTCCAGCAGCGCGGCGTGCGCGGCGTCGTCATCAACACCGGCATCCGTGACACCCAGGAGCTGCGCGACATGGGCTTCGCCGCCTGGTCCCGGGCGGTCAGCGCGCAGGGCACCGTCAAAGCCACCGGCGGCTCGGTGAACGTACCCGTCGCCATCGACGGCCAGGTCATCCGCCCCGGCGACGTGATCCTCGCCGACGACGACGGCGTGGTCGTCGTCCCCCGCGAACGGGCCCGCGAGACGGTCGGGAAGGCCGAGGCCCGCGAGGCCAAGGAGGCCGCCACGCGCGCCGCCTTCCTCGACGGGCAACTCGGCCTGGACCGCTACGGGTTGCGGGAGAAGCTCGTCCGGCTCGGCGTGACGTACACGTCCTACGACGAGTACGTCCGCGAGGAGGGCCGGCCGTGACCGGGCCCGTGGAGATCCGCTGCATGCTGATGCGCGGCGGCACCTCCAAGGGCGCCTACTTCCTGGCCGAGGACCTGCCCGCCGACCCCGCCGCCCGCGACGAGCTGTTGCTGCGGGTCATGGGCAGCCCGGACGAGCGGCAGATCGACGGCCTGGGCGGCGCCCACCCCCTCACCAGCAAGGTGGCCGTCGTGTCGCCCTCGACCGATCCGCGGGCCGACGTCGACTATCTCTTCCTCCAAGTCGCCGTCGAACAGTCGGAAGTGAGTGATCGTCAGAACTGCGGGAACATCCTCGCCGGCATCGGCCCGTTCGCCGTGGAGCGCGGGCTGGTCCCGGCGGGGGAGGAGGCGACCTCCGTACGGATCCGGATGGTCAACTCCGGCGACTTCGCCACGGCGACCTTCCCGACCCCGGGCGGCCGCGTCGACTACACCGGAGACGCCGAGATCTCGGGCGTGCCCGGCAGGGCAGCCCCGGTGGTGATCGAATTCCCGCCCGGTGCTGGGCAGTTGCTGCCCACCGGCAACGTCCGCGACATGATCGACGACATCCCGGTGACCTGTGTGGACAACGGCATGCCGACCGTCCTCGTCCAGGCCGCCGCCCTCAAGGTCACCGGCTACGAGTCGCCCAAGGGCCTGGAGGAGGACCTGGCGCTCGCCGACCGGATCCATGAACTCCGGCGGGCGGCGGGCCAGTTGATGGGACTCGGCGACGTCTCGGACGGCGCCGTCCCCAAGGTCACCCTCCTCGCCCCGCCCCGCCACGGCGGCGCGGTCACCACCCGCACCTTCATCCCGGTCCGCTGCCATACGTCCATCGGTGTGCTCGGGGCCGCCAGTGTCGCCGCCGGGCTGCGCGTCGAAGGCGGCGTCGGCGCCGACCTCGCGGAGCTGTCCGCCGACGGCGACCGCGTCCGCATCGAACACCCCACGGGATTCCTGGACATCGAGAGCGGCCTCGGCACCGACTCCGCAGGCCTTCCCACCGCCCGCCGCACCGCCGTCGTCCGTACGGCCCGCAAGATCTTCGACGGCACCGTCTTCCCCCGGTCCGCCGAGACGGCCCCACTCCCCGCGCCCACCCCCGGAGGCCCCCGATGACCCCGCCGCTCGGCGACATCGCCCACATCGGCCACGCCCAGCTGTTCACCCCGGACCTGGACGCCAGCGTCGCCTTCTTCACCGACTACCTGGGCCTCACCGTCAACGGTCAGGACGGTGGCACGGTCCATCTACGGACCTTCGACGACTACGAG containing:
- a CDS encoding Gfo/Idh/MocA family protein is translated as MVDTLGVAVVGFGWMGRVHTQAYARVPHHYPALPLRPELVTVAEEVPGRAQEAAARFGFATATRDWRDVAADPRVQAVSITAPNFLHRAIGVAMAEAGKHIWIEKPVGLTAEDARAVADAAAKAGVQSAVGFNYRNAPAVETARDLIAAGEIGTVTHVRIRLFSDYAAHPQGALTWRYERERGGSGVLGDLASHGADLARFLLGDITSLTADTAVFVPERARPTGATAGHTLATGELGPVENEDYVNCLLRFASGARGVLEACRVSVGEQNNYGFEVHGTKGAVFWDFRRMGELGISRGTAYQDQPVSTVYVGPGAGEFGAFQPGAANAMGYDDLKVVEAYRFLRSVAEGTPQGATLDDAVRSAAVLDAMVRSAESGAWVDVAAGG
- a CDS encoding LacI family DNA-binding transcriptional regulator, whose translation is MRAPTIRDVADRAGVSKSLVSLVLRGSDQVRPEKREAVLRAVRELGYRPNAAARSLSEQRTRTVGVLLNDLRNPWFVDMLDGLNSLLHDNGLRMLLADARLNRRTGQDPAGPFLDLGVDGLVVVGTLPDPAALGAVAERLPVVVAGAREPLLPGVDVVANDDERGARLVTEHLIGLGHRRIAHIAGYGAVGELRRRSFEATMRAHGLGAEAVVEASDMTEEGGYRTTVRLLSRADRPTAVFAVNDIAAIGALSAAEESGLRVPRDLSVVGYDNTSIARLRHVWLTTVDNASHEVGRRAARCLLDRFEGGGGAGEVRLAVPTLEIRGSTAPPLPAGPSLTG
- a CDS encoding cupin domain-containing protein, with amino-acid sequence MTHSFVLYIPDAELEPEPLAPEQIVSGTPEVTGKVVWESEDGRQVRGVWQITPGVVTDTEADELFVVVSGSATIEVEGGPTLTVGPGDMAVLREGDRTTWTVHETLRKAYAINL
- a CDS encoding GntR family transcriptional regulator; the encoded protein is MPKEARPSTGEQAKQHAFAQLRQAILHGEMAPAQRLVENELAEQFGVTRASIRAALIDLEAQGLVERIRNRGSRVRVVTVEEAVGITECRMVLEGLCAAKAAVAASDEQLTQLADLGTAMTKAVADGEPMTYSELNQELHARIREFSGQRTAVELLERLNAQLVRHRFQLALRPGRPQHSLNEHLAMIQTIRARDPQAAEAAVRAHLTSVIEALRD
- a CDS encoding PIG-L deacetylase family protein, with amino-acid sequence MTHADAPSPTLEQPRAGEPSSPPRCTLVVTAHAGDFVWRAGGAIALAASRGEKVTIACLTFGERGESVMAWREGRKLDEIKAIRRDEAERAAATLGAEVRFFDAGDYPLVATAELTDRLVAVYRDTQPDVVLTHPTEDPYNGDHPAANRMALEARVLAQAIGYPGEGEIIGAPPVFYFEPHQPEMSGFKPEVLLDITEVWETKRKAMECLGAQQHLWDYYTDLAVRRGVQLKRNAGPNLGLAHKTMAEAYMRPYPQIAKELA
- a CDS encoding 4-carboxy-4-hydroxy-2-oxoadipate aldolase/oxaloacetate decarboxylase yields the protein MSGVIVTNPPKAELKDVDALAGFGVATVSEAMGRTGLLGPGIRPVQQGVRVAGTAVTVLSWPGDNLMIHAAVEQCGEGDILVVTTTSPSTDGLFGELFATALQQRGVRGVVINTGIRDTQELRDMGFAAWSRAVSAQGTVKATGGSVNVPVAIDGQVIRPGDVILADDDGVVVVPRERARETVGKAEAREAKEAATRAAFLDGQLGLDRYGLREKLVRLGVTYTSYDEYVREEGRP
- a CDS encoding 4-oxalomesaconate tautomerase, whose product is MTGPVEIRCMLMRGGTSKGAYFLAEDLPADPAARDELLLRVMGSPDERQIDGLGGAHPLTSKVAVVSPSTDPRADVDYLFLQVAVEQSEVSDRQNCGNILAGIGPFAVERGLVPAGEEATSVRIRMVNSGDFATATFPTPGGRVDYTGDAEISGVPGRAAPVVIEFPPGAGQLLPTGNVRDMIDDIPVTCVDNGMPTVLVQAAALKVTGYESPKGLEEDLALADRIHELRRAAGQLMGLGDVSDGAVPKVTLLAPPRHGGAVTTRTFIPVRCHTSIGVLGAASVAAGLRVEGGVGADLAELSADGDRVRIEHPTGFLDIESGLGTDSAGLPTARRTAVVRTARKIFDGTVFPRSAETAPLPAPTPGGPR